A part of Bacteroidales bacterium genomic DNA contains:
- a CDS encoding LuxR C-terminal-related transcriptional regulator, producing MKSDTDNYRLYLKFIETYSPAGFKGIDRNDPLILELEEFSEQHNQFFHVADLVLIQIIWASTRSAKMIGIPHEELNAYHFFEATHPDDIYKHTLGRSKLMDFANDLYNAKKGKTYLSMNIRIRNSEGKYEDLLFQLLFFYSEIHKTVFLLQVHTNIESFKKPKYGYHYYVGDDLSLFRYPDEEMLKIGIPFTNREFEIIKLIEAGLDSNQIAERLFLSVYTVNTHRGNILEKTDFKNISDLIYDLQKKRLL from the coding sequence ATGAAATCGGATACGGATAACTATCGCTTATATTTAAAATTTATTGAAACATACTCACCGGCAGGATTCAAAGGGATCGACCGGAATGACCCTTTGATACTGGAACTGGAGGAGTTTTCAGAACAGCACAATCAGTTTTTCCATGTTGCCGATCTTGTCCTCATACAGATCATCTGGGCAAGTACACGAAGTGCAAAAATGATTGGCATACCGCATGAGGAGCTCAATGCATACCATTTTTTTGAAGCAACGCATCCTGATGACATATATAAACATACTCTGGGCAGATCGAAATTGATGGATTTTGCCAATGATCTGTATAATGCAAAAAAGGGCAAAACTTATCTGTCAATGAATATCAGGATAAGAAATTCAGAAGGGAAATATGAAGATTTATTGTTTCAATTATTATTCTTTTACAGCGAAATCCACAAGACAGTCTTTCTACTTCAGGTTCATACCAATATCGAATCTTTTAAAAAACCTAAGTATGGTTATCATTACTATGTAGGTGATGATCTGTCTCTTTTCAGGTACCCGGATGAAGAAATGCTTAAAATCGGAATACCGTTTACCAATCGTGAGTTTGAGATCATCAAGCTGATAGAAGCGGGCCTGGATAGTAATCAAATAGCTGAAAGATTGTTTCTGAGCGTCTATACTGTAAACACTCATCGTGGCAATATACTGGAAAAGACCGATTTTAAGAATATCTCTGATTTGATTTATGACCTTCAAAAAAAACGGCTGCTTTAG
- a CDS encoding DUF1214 domain-containing protein, which produces MYNNRKGLVMNTDGSIDSLFGPEAPSGKEHNWVKTIPGKRWYLILSLYDLKDSVNFESWSPGEIEEVDMLI; this is translated from the coding sequence ATTTACAACAACCGTAAAGGGTTAGTCATGAATACTGATGGCTCTATTGATTCATTATTTGGGCCTGAGGCTCCATCCGGTAAAGAACACAACTGGGTAAAAACGATACCAGGTAAACGCTGGTATTTGATTCTAAGCCTTTATGACCTGAAAGATTCTGTTAATTTTGAGTCCTGGAGTCCGGGCGAGATTGAAGAAGTGGATATGCTTATCTAA